In one Dermatophilaceae bacterium Sec6.4 genomic region, the following are encoded:
- a CDS encoding gamma-glutamyltransferase, with product MSATTHWVGSATAQSVLERGGNAFDAAVAAAFVLHAVEPHLNGPGGDLIGIIAPLGRDPQVVCGQGPAPAAATISGMRADGIDEVPGAGALAATVPGAVPALLWMLERHGTWELGDCLAYAIGYLEDGHPAGPQLSRVIGAVEALFRTSWPSSADMWLLEGRAPTEGECITNRGYAATLRRLVQESERGGDTRLTRVRAAGRIWRDGFVAREIAQFVGQPHLHSDGREHRGLLQRGDLRAFEVSSEPPLSLDFRGTTVLKPGFYTQGPVMLQALAILSHFPDDRIDPSTAIGVHTITEVLKLALADRDTYYGDAHGQDAAPLGLLDPSYSLRRAALIGDTASLEYRPGTDVPGSPMGQVPPLQETPREPADPTAGEPTVARNGETRGDTCHVSVVDRWGNTVALTPSGGWLQSSPTIPALGFCLGSRLQMTWLDERSPSALVPGRRPRTTLSPTMLARGGQVVAGLGTPGGDQQDQWQLLYLLRTLVGGYQAQQAIDAPTFHTTAAVGSFWPRTWTPGGLVAEARLGTRVLDELERRGHLLTVSGDWTLGRLCVVTRDPASGRVGAAANPRGAQGYAAGR from the coding sequence ATGTCGGCCACAACGCACTGGGTGGGCTCGGCAACCGCCCAGTCCGTGCTGGAGCGCGGTGGCAACGCGTTCGATGCGGCGGTGGCGGCAGCGTTCGTGCTGCACGCTGTGGAGCCACACCTCAATGGACCGGGTGGTGATCTCATCGGGATCATTGCGCCACTGGGCCGGGACCCACAAGTGGTGTGCGGGCAGGGACCCGCGCCCGCAGCGGCGACCATCTCGGGGATGCGAGCCGACGGCATCGATGAGGTGCCGGGCGCCGGCGCACTCGCAGCGACGGTGCCCGGTGCGGTGCCGGCCCTGCTGTGGATGCTGGAGCGGCACGGCACCTGGGAGCTCGGCGACTGCCTTGCCTACGCGATCGGCTACCTGGAGGACGGACACCCGGCGGGTCCGCAACTGAGCAGAGTCATCGGGGCAGTCGAAGCGCTGTTCCGAACCTCATGGCCTTCGTCGGCCGACATGTGGTTACTTGAAGGCCGTGCACCGACCGAGGGGGAGTGCATCACGAACCGGGGGTATGCCGCGACGCTCCGGCGCCTCGTGCAGGAGAGCGAGCGCGGCGGCGACACCAGGCTGACCCGCGTCCGCGCTGCGGGGCGGATATGGCGCGACGGATTCGTTGCACGGGAAATCGCGCAGTTCGTGGGGCAACCGCACCTGCATTCAGACGGGCGCGAGCATCGTGGCCTGCTGCAACGCGGCGACCTGAGGGCCTTCGAGGTCAGTAGTGAGCCGCCGCTATCCCTCGATTTTCGAGGTACGACGGTCCTCAAACCCGGTTTTTACACGCAGGGTCCGGTCATGCTTCAAGCGCTGGCGATCCTTTCGCATTTCCCGGACGACCGCATCGACCCGTCCACCGCGATCGGGGTGCACACCATCACCGAAGTGCTCAAGCTCGCTCTGGCAGACCGCGACACCTATTACGGCGACGCACACGGTCAGGATGCCGCGCCACTCGGCCTGCTCGACCCGTCGTACTCGTTGCGTCGGGCAGCGCTGATCGGCGACACGGCGTCGCTGGAGTACAGACCGGGCACCGACGTGCCTGGATCGCCGATGGGTCAGGTGCCGCCGTTGCAGGAGACACCGCGCGAGCCTGCCGACCCAACAGCCGGTGAGCCGACGGTCGCCCGGAACGGGGAGACCAGGGGCGACACGTGTCATGTCAGCGTGGTGGACCGATGGGGCAACACCGTCGCGCTCACCCCGTCGGGAGGGTGGCTGCAGTCCTCGCCGACGATCCCAGCCCTGGGCTTCTGCCTCGGCTCACGACTACAGATGACGTGGCTGGATGAGCGCAGCCCCAGTGCGCTCGTGCCGGGCCGACGTCCGCGTACGACGCTGAGCCCGACGATGCTTGCGCGCGGCGGCCAGGTGGTTGCGGGTCTGGGTACCCCCGGTGGTGACCAACAGGATCAGTGGCAGCTGCTCTACCTGTTGCGGACCCTGGTCGGCGGCTACCAGGCGCAGCAGGCTATCGATGCACCTACCTTCCACACCACGGCGGCGGTCGGGTCGTTCTGGCCGCGCACGTGGACACCGGGTGGACTGGTCGCCGAGGCACGTCTGGGCACGCGCGTGTTGGACGAGCTGGAACGACGCGGGCATCTCCTCACGGTCTCCGGCGATTGGACCCTGGGCCGACTGTGTGTGGTTACCCGCGACCCGGCGTCCGGCCGGGTCGGCGCAGCGGCCAATCCGCGGGGCGCGCAGGGGTACGCAGCCGGTCGTTAG
- a CDS encoding acyl-CoA dehydrogenase family protein — MQLTSTYRSPWMTEDLDDIRDLARTFFTKESVPHHAKWAQQHQVDREFWNAAGSAGLLCIGLPEEYGGGGGTFAHEAVVMEEQAVACDDAFGYSVHSTIVAPYIANYGTEEQKRRWLPGLVSGELVGAIAMTEPGAGSDLQNLRTSARLDGDHYVVNGSKTFITNGSHANLIIVVVRTGEAGGKGLSLLVAETDDLPGFERGRVLEKIGMPGQDTRELFFGDMRVPTTNLLGGEEGQAFAQLMEQLPQERLIIAVAAAKGMEVAVEQTVAYAKEREAFGRNLMQFQNTRFVLAECATEARAVRTFVDHCIVQHLKGELDASSASMAKWYATQKQCEVIDKCLQIFGGYGYMLEYPIARAYAAARVQKIYGGTNEIMKELIARTL; from the coding sequence ATGCAGCTGACCAGCACCTACCGCTCCCCGTGGATGACCGAGGACCTGGACGACATCCGCGACCTGGCCCGCACCTTCTTCACCAAGGAGTCGGTGCCTCATCACGCGAAGTGGGCACAGCAGCATCAGGTGGACCGCGAGTTCTGGAACGCCGCCGGATCGGCCGGGTTGCTGTGTATCGGACTACCCGAGGAGTACGGCGGCGGCGGCGGCACCTTCGCGCACGAAGCCGTCGTGATGGAAGAGCAGGCCGTGGCCTGCGACGACGCTTTCGGTTACAGCGTGCACAGCACGATCGTGGCGCCTTACATCGCCAATTACGGTACCGAGGAGCAGAAGCGGCGGTGGCTGCCCGGCCTGGTCTCCGGCGAGCTGGTCGGAGCCATCGCGATGACTGAGCCCGGTGCCGGATCGGATCTGCAGAACCTACGGACCTCGGCCCGACTCGACGGCGACCACTATGTCGTCAACGGTTCGAAGACGTTCATCACCAACGGTTCGCACGCCAACCTGATCATCGTCGTGGTCCGCACCGGCGAAGCCGGCGGCAAGGGCCTGTCGCTACTCGTTGCCGAGACCGATGATCTACCGGGTTTCGAGCGCGGACGGGTACTGGAGAAGATCGGGATGCCCGGTCAGGACACCCGCGAGCTTTTCTTCGGCGATATGCGCGTCCCCACCACGAACCTCCTCGGTGGCGAAGAAGGCCAGGCATTTGCTCAACTGATGGAGCAACTACCCCAGGAACGACTCATCATCGCGGTCGCCGCGGCCAAGGGGATGGAGGTCGCGGTCGAGCAGACTGTGGCCTACGCCAAAGAGCGTGAGGCGTTCGGCCGCAACCTCATGCAGTTCCAGAACACCCGCTTCGTGCTCGCCGAGTGCGCCACCGAGGCGCGGGCTGTGCGGACCTTCGTGGACCACTGCATCGTGCAGCACCTCAAAGGTGAACTAGACGCCTCCTCAGCATCGATGGCCAAGTGGTACGCCACCCAGAAGCAGTGCGAGGTCATCGACAAGTGCCTGCAGATCTTCGGCGGCTACGGCTACATGCTGGAGTACCCCATCGCGCGGGCCTATGCCGCAGCACGGGTACAGAAGATCTACGGCGGCACCAACGAGATCATGAAGGAGCTGATCGCCCGCACGCTCTGA
- a CDS encoding aminotransferase class IV: MNIRVWVDGERVDDTPSLSALDHGVTVGDGAFETCKVLDGHVIARSMHHARFNRTLAGLKLPSADRDRLDEGIAAVLSEPMALGRLRYMVTGGAGPLGSGRLNSPLTYIVTAGESQPSAASCALVTLPWVRNERGVLAGLKTTSYAENVVALAYATERDADEGIFANTMGELCEGTATNIFVVIDGEILTPPLASGALPGIGRALTLRWCAAAGMPIREVAMPLEVLTRADELFVTSSLRDVQAVHAVDARTLTPGPVTAQAARVFADAVAQDEDPTP; the protein is encoded by the coding sequence ATGAATATCCGGGTATGGGTGGACGGTGAACGCGTCGATGACACGCCCAGCCTGAGCGCACTGGACCACGGTGTCACGGTCGGCGACGGCGCCTTCGAGACGTGCAAGGTGCTCGACGGTCACGTGATCGCTCGATCGATGCACCACGCCCGGTTCAATCGCACCCTCGCGGGTTTGAAGTTGCCGTCTGCTGATCGGGACCGGCTCGACGAAGGAATCGCGGCCGTCCTGAGCGAGCCGATGGCGCTGGGGAGGTTGCGCTACATGGTGACCGGGGGAGCGGGGCCGCTGGGTTCGGGGCGCTTGAACTCCCCGCTGACCTACATCGTCACGGCTGGCGAATCGCAGCCTTCTGCGGCCAGTTGTGCGCTGGTCACGTTGCCGTGGGTTCGCAACGAACGAGGCGTGCTTGCCGGTTTGAAAACGACGTCCTACGCCGAGAACGTTGTTGCGCTGGCCTACGCAACGGAACGCGACGCCGACGAGGGGATCTTCGCCAATACGATGGGCGAGCTGTGCGAAGGTACCGCCACCAACATCTTCGTTGTCATCGACGGTGAGATCCTGACGCCACCATTGGCTTCTGGCGCGCTGCCCGGAATCGGCCGTGCACTGACGCTGCGGTGGTGCGCGGCGGCCGGTATGCCGATCCGGGAGGTCGCGATGCCGCTGGAGGTGCTCACTCGCGCCGACGAGTTGTTTGTGACGTCGTCGCTGCGAGACGTGCAGGCCGTACACGCTGTGGACGCACGCACCCTCACCCCTGGACCTGTCACCGCCCAGGCTGCGCGCGTGTTCGCAGATGCAGTGGCGCAGGATGAAGACCCCACCCCCTGA
- a CDS encoding chorismate-binding protein, with amino-acid sequence METIEGCADFAGIRARGVLEVRHDVAALDEPGFWVVVDTFEGELTAVRMAHVVRFEEPVVAGTIEPLVIDPELSAWSSSLDQAAYERSVHDVRDLVAAGEIYQVNVCRVLSRVVPTDFSMALLSQFVRQGNPAPHAAFIDIPQARLEVVCASPELFLRREGETLWSAPIKGTAPNAEELLPKDRTENVMITDLVRNDLSVVCRPGTVAVDALLMPQYNPGLVHLESTICGSLVDGATWREILGATFPPGSVSGAPKSSALNAIHDLEPVERGPYCGAIGWVENVPDPGSSSAPRGVGGGHSQQTASLSVGIRTFWLEQDRGGNRWLRYGTGAGITWGSDPESEWWETVLKARRLLALAESVIGAAQ; translated from the coding sequence ATGGAAACGATCGAGGGCTGCGCGGATTTTGCCGGTATCCGTGCCCGTGGCGTGCTGGAGGTGCGTCATGACGTCGCGGCGCTGGACGAGCCCGGTTTCTGGGTCGTCGTCGATACCTTCGAGGGCGAGTTGACGGCCGTACGGATGGCGCACGTGGTCCGGTTCGAGGAGCCGGTGGTCGCCGGGACCATCGAGCCGCTGGTGATCGACCCGGAGCTGAGCGCATGGTCCTCATCGCTGGACCAGGCTGCCTACGAACGCAGCGTGCATGATGTGCGCGACCTGGTGGCCGCGGGCGAGATCTACCAGGTCAACGTATGCCGGGTGCTCAGCCGGGTCGTACCTACCGACTTCTCGATGGCCCTGCTGAGTCAGTTCGTGCGGCAGGGCAATCCGGCGCCGCACGCGGCATTCATCGATATTCCGCAGGCGCGGCTGGAAGTGGTGTGCGCCTCACCCGAGCTCTTTCTGCGACGCGAGGGGGAAACGTTGTGGTCGGCGCCTATCAAAGGCACCGCGCCGAACGCCGAAGAACTACTCCCGAAGGACCGCACCGAAAACGTGATGATCACCGACCTGGTCCGCAACGATCTTTCGGTGGTGTGCCGGCCCGGCACCGTCGCGGTGGACGCGCTGCTGATGCCGCAGTACAACCCCGGCCTGGTACACCTGGAATCCACGATCTGCGGATCGTTGGTCGATGGAGCGACGTGGAGGGAGATCCTGGGCGCCACTTTCCCGCCGGGATCGGTATCGGGTGCGCCGAAATCGAGCGCTCTGAACGCTATTCACGATCTGGAACCGGTTGAGCGCGGACCGTACTGCGGCGCAATCGGCTGGGTGGAGAACGTGCCGGACCCGGGCAGCTCGAGTGCGCCGCGTGGAGTGGGTGGGGGTCACTCCCAGCAGACGGCATCGTTGTCCGTGGGGATCCGCACGTTCTGGTTGGAACAGGATCGTGGCGGCAATCGTTGGCTGCGGTACGGCACCGGTGCGGGCATCACGTGGGGTTCTGACCCGGAGAGTGAATGGTGGGAAACTGTCCTGAAGGCGCGGCGCCTGCTGGCGCTGGCGGAGTCGGTGATCGGGGCAGCACAGTGA
- a CDS encoding CoA transferase, whose protein sequence is MLDSAVSELPLVGVRVVSLAVNLPGPAAAARLHALGATVTKVEPPSGDPLEFGADAYYRQLVAGQRVVQLDLKADLAPLWTLLEETDLMVTSSRPSALARLGLDWTTVHARLPALCQVSIVGHPGADAEIAGHDLTYQAAVGTLSPPAMPTVLVADLAGAERAVADGLAALLHTARTGEGVHREVALSDVALAMAQPAAHGMTGPEGFLNGTLPAYGIYDTARGFIAVAALEAHFWAGLTARLGVEGSRADLAAAFKARTAEEWEAWGKEHGLPIAAVRTPGSPMTRNAHQDNAQRDEKA, encoded by the coding sequence GTGCTGGATTCTGCAGTGAGCGAGCTGCCGCTGGTCGGCGTGCGGGTGGTGAGCCTAGCGGTCAACCTGCCCGGTCCGGCCGCCGCAGCACGGCTGCACGCCCTCGGGGCCACGGTCACCAAGGTTGAGCCACCCAGCGGCGACCCGTTGGAGTTCGGCGCGGATGCCTATTACCGACAACTGGTGGCCGGGCAGCGCGTCGTACAGCTCGATCTCAAGGCGGACCTTGCGCCGTTGTGGACGCTGCTGGAGGAGACCGACCTGATGGTCACCTCCAGCCGCCCGTCAGCGCTGGCCCGTCTCGGGCTGGACTGGACCACCGTGCATGCCAGGCTGCCCGCGTTGTGTCAGGTCTCCATCGTCGGCCACCCCGGCGCAGACGCCGAGATCGCCGGGCACGACCTGACCTATCAGGCTGCGGTCGGTACCTTGAGCCCACCGGCCATGCCGACCGTCCTGGTCGCTGATCTCGCGGGGGCCGAGCGCGCCGTCGCAGACGGTCTGGCGGCGCTGCTGCACACGGCACGCACCGGCGAGGGAGTGCACCGTGAGGTTGCGTTGAGCGATGTCGCACTGGCGATGGCGCAGCCTGCAGCACATGGGATGACCGGGCCGGAAGGGTTCCTCAATGGCACCCTGCCCGCCTACGGGATCTACGACACCGCACGGGGATTCATCGCCGTCGCGGCTCTCGAAGCGCACTTCTGGGCGGGTCTGACCGCACGGCTCGGGGTCGAGGGCAGTCGCGCCGATCTCGCGGCGGCCTTTAAGGCGCGCACCGCCGAGGAGTGGGAAGCCTGGGGCAAAGAGCACGGATTGCCGATCGCCGCCGTCAGAACACCGGGCAGCCCCATGACACGCAACGCGCACCAGGACAACGCACAACGAGACGAAAAGGCCTGA
- a CDS encoding TIGR02611 family protein produces the protein MSTPVKNHEGSREATPARWAWQRKIRANPTAYFIYRIFIAVFGLAIVVGGIILLPLPGPGWVIIFVGLGVWASEFAWASRLLRFAKDKVRSWTRWLGKQNILIRGLVSLAVVALVLGCIYGYLLWQGVPTWLPSFVTTPLVRLPGL, from the coding sequence ATGAGTACGCCCGTCAAGAATCATGAGGGATCCCGGGAGGCGACGCCGGCCCGATGGGCCTGGCAGCGCAAGATCCGCGCCAACCCCACGGCCTATTTCATCTACCGGATCTTCATTGCGGTATTCGGTTTGGCGATCGTGGTGGGGGGCATCATCCTGTTGCCGCTTCCAGGGCCGGGATGGGTCATCATCTTCGTCGGATTGGGCGTATGGGCCTCAGAATTCGCGTGGGCCTCGCGGCTGCTGAGGTTTGCCAAGGACAAGGTACGGTCCTGGACCCGCTGGCTCGGGAAGCAGAACATTCTCATCCGCGGCCTGGTCAGCCTTGCTGTCGTTGCGCTCGTACTGGGATGCATCTACGGATACCTGCTGTGGCAGGGCGTACCCACCTGGTTGCCGTCGTTCGTCACGACACCGCTGGTGAGGCTGCCCGGTCTCTGA